A DNA window from Camelina sativa cultivar DH55 chromosome 17, Cs, whole genome shotgun sequence contains the following coding sequences:
- the LOC104759409 gene encoding DNA topoisomerase 2-like, which translates to MYPEKYEEKSLHEHILLRPDAYIGSIKEHNQPLWIFDEILLNAANNKRRDPSMDSITVKIDAVKKSISVRNNGNGVPVVKHVEKNVYIPQVVFGHHLTSSHFDDNTTGGRIGYGAKLTNIFSAKFTIETADGKNKFKQVFKENMAISSTPIVTPCQSTNKWTQVTFNLT; encoded by the exons ATGTATCCTGAGAAGTATGAGGAGAAGTCGCTGCATGAGCACATATTGCTCCGTCCAGACGCTTACATAGGATCGATTAAGGAGCACAACCAGCCGCTATGG ATCTTTGATGAGATACTATTAAATGCGGCCAACAATAAACGTAGAGATCCCTCCATGGATTCTATCACAGTGAAGATCGATGCTGTCAAGAAAAGCATCAGTGTCCGTAACAACGGAAACGGAGTTCCCGTCGTGAAGCATGTGGAGAAAAATGTTTATATCCCTCAGGTGGTTTTTGGTCATCACTTGACCAGTAGTCACTTCGATGACAATACCACTGGTGGCAGAATCGGATATGGCGCCAAGCTCACCAACATATTCTCCGCTAAATTCACCATCGAAACTGCTGATGGGAAGAATAAATTCAAGCAG GtcttcaaagaaaacatggCAATATCGTCTACTCCCATTGTGACCCCATGTCAATCCACTAATAAATGGACACAAGTTACTTTCAACCTGACCTGA
- the LOC104759408 gene encoding F-box/kelch-repeat protein At5g38670-like, with translation MKTAKTKKPTLPSTAKKRKASTATTKKKKQSTSAAKKRKTTLTTATTTTNNKKKQPTLTPPQSTTTQESSPFASLPYDLLLNCLARVPRLYYLTLSLVSKSFRSLLASSDLYKARSRLGRTETCLYVCFEGPLGSLPGSRWFTLCRKPDAVLTSKKTRLSSGYVLAKVPFPQDPDERVPVFTGLVAVGSNIYSIGPERSLAYEFSPTPIYVLDCWSHTWHEAPCLHMNLKELSASVLDQKIYVAGCSKYGYLNSSVEVFYTTTQTWDPKPIPCSETFQSCYYRTRCLDGKFHVVGDNEVIAYNSKEGRWDRVGKDIGWHMDTDSYCEIDNVLYSAFNGKIIWYDTEVSRWRVLKGLVGLPVFPFDYKGIRLADYGGKMVVLWHERYPHGDSLKKTIWCAEITLEKRKCGEIWGEVEWVDHLLTIPAFEILKVLAATV, from the coding sequence ATGAAAACTGCTAAGACGAAGAAACCTACTCTGCCGTCCACGGCAAAGAAGAGGAAGGCTTCAACTGCTacgacaaagaagaagaagcagtcgACGTCCGCagcaaagaagaggaagacaacCCTTACtactgctactactactactaataataagaagaagcagCCTACGCTGACACCACCACAGTCAACAACGACGCAGGAATCTAGCCCCTTTGCGTCACTTCCCTATGATTTGCTATTGAACTGCCTCGCCCGGGTCCCAAGGTTGTACTATCTGACTCTCTCCCTCGTCTCCAAGAGCTTTCGATCTCTCCTTGCTTCATCTGATCTTTACAAGGCCCGGTCACGCTTGGGCCGCACCGAGACTTGTCTCTATGTGTGCTTCGAGGGCCCTCTTGGTTCTCTTCCTGGTTCTCGCTGGTTCACCCTATGTCGGAAACCAGATGCAGTGCTAACCAGTAAGAAGACGAGGTTGTCAAGTGGGTATGTTTTGGCTAAAGTCCCATTTCCCCAAGATCCGGATGAACGAGTCCCAGTTTTTACGGGTCTCGTGGCTGTTGGTTCTAATATCTACAGCATTGGCCCAGAGAGATCCTTAGCCTATGAGTTCTCCCCTACCCCCATCTATGTACTGGATTGCTGGTCTCACACATGGCACGAGGCTCCTTGCTTGCATATGAACCTTAAGGAATTATCCGCTAGCGTACTTGATCAAAAGATTTATGTAGCTGGATGCTCCAAGTATGGCTATTTGAATTCATCCGTCGAGGTGTTCTACACAACAACACAGACTTGGGATCCTAAGCCAATCCCTTGCAGCGAGACATTTCAAAGCTGTTACTACAGAACTCGATGTCTTGACGGGAAGTTCCACGTTGTGGGTGACAATGAGGTGATTGCTTACAATTCCAAGGAAGGTAGATGGGACCGAGTTGGAAAAGATATTGGTTGGCATATGGATACAGATTCTTATTGCGAGATAGACAATGTTTTGTACTCTGCTTTTAACGGAAAGATCATTTGGTATGACACTGAGGTAAGCAGGTGGAGAGTGTTGAAGGGTTTGGTAGGACTACCTGTCTTCCCTTTTGATTATAAAGGGATTAGATTGGCTGATTATGGTGGAAAGATGGTGGTTTTGTGGCACGAGAGGTATCCTCATGGGGACTCTTTGAAGAAGACGATTTGGTGTGCGGAGATTACGCTTGAAAAGCGTAAATGTGGTGAAATTTGGGGGGAAGTTGAGTGGGTTGATCATCTGCTTACTATCCCTGCATTTGAGATACTGAAGGTTCTTGCTGCCACTGTTTGA